In Pseudoliparis swirei isolate HS2019 ecotype Mariana Trench chromosome 2, NWPU_hadal_v1, whole genome shotgun sequence, the following are encoded in one genomic region:
- the serp2 gene encoding stress-associated endoplasmic reticulum protein 2: MVAKQRIRMANEKHSKNITQRGNVAKTLRPQEEKYPVGPWLLALFVFVVCGSAIFQIIQSIRMGM, translated from the exons ATGGTGGCTAAACAGAGGATCCGCATGGCCAACGAGAAACACAGCAAGAACATCACGCAGAGAGGAAACGTGGCCAAGACGCTG CGACCACAAGAGGAGAAGTATCCTGTGGGTCCCTGGCTGCTCGCcctctttgtatttgttgtgtgtgGATCAG CCATATTTCAGATCATCCAGAGCATCCGTATGGGAATGTGA